A single Actinomadura algeriensis DNA region contains:
- a CDS encoding TetR/AcrR family transcriptional regulator, whose translation MAGPDRRALLIDAAAGLFTERAYDEVTTGEIARRAGVAYGLIAHHFGNKRGLYLATIRAAADRLRAAHETPPAEGGAPAARLRDALDRHIAFMEDNAAGFLALMRGGNGSDPEVRGIVEDLRWQGARRLLDAFGVAEPVRPALRTAMRGWVGYLDEIVIDHLRHRDLPRETLVASAAATLVAALRAARTADPHGGPALELIGLLE comes from the coding sequence ATGGCCGGTCCCGACCGCCGCGCGCTGCTCATCGACGCCGCCGCCGGCCTGTTCACCGAGCGCGCGTACGACGAGGTCACCACCGGCGAGATCGCGCGGCGCGCCGGAGTGGCCTACGGGCTCATCGCGCACCATTTCGGCAACAAGCGCGGCCTCTACCTGGCGACGATCCGCGCCGCCGCCGACCGGCTCCGGGCCGCCCACGAGACTCCGCCCGCCGAAGGCGGCGCGCCCGCGGCGCGGCTCCGCGACGCGCTCGACCGGCACATCGCCTTCATGGAGGACAACGCGGCCGGTTTCCTCGCGCTCATGCGCGGCGGCAACGGGTCCGACCCCGAGGTGCGCGGCATCGTCGAGGACCTGCGCTGGCAGGGCGCCCGGCGGCTGCTGGACGCCTTCGGCGTCGCCGAGCCCGTGCGTCCGGCGCTGCGGACCGCGATGCGCGGCTGGGTCGGATACCTGGACGAGATCGTCATCGACCATCTCCGGCACCGCGACCTGCCGCGCGAGACGCTCGTCGCCTCCGCCGCCGCCACGCTCGTCGCCGCGCTGCGCGCCGCGCGCACCGCCGACCCGCACGGCGGCCCCGCCCTGGAACTCATCGGACTTCTGGAGTGA
- a CDS encoding SDR family NAD(P)-dependent oxidoreductase: MELRDTPILLTGASSGIGRALAFALAGRGARLALAARGRDALESAADEIAARGGTRPAVFGVDLSRPGAAAQLGRDAVAALGSVRVLVNNAGAGLVGTQAELSDGTAARALFETNFWSPLALTRAVLPGMREDGSRGAGLIVNVTSTLQSVPVPALGHYGAAKAALGHATRTLRGELRGTGVRVLEFVPGATDTAARDVGLLPWREGPVRTPPPVSPESAARAIVRAIEDGARRRAHPATSLLPLELPAAGRLIASFVARRVDV; the protein is encoded by the coding sequence ATGGAGCTGAGGGACACGCCGATCCTGCTGACGGGCGCGTCGAGCGGCATCGGCCGCGCCCTGGCGTTCGCGCTGGCCGGGCGGGGCGCCCGGCTGGCCCTCGCGGCGCGCGGACGGGACGCGCTGGAATCGGCGGCGGACGAGATCGCCGCCCGCGGCGGCACGCGGCCGGCGGTGTTCGGCGTCGACCTGTCGCGGCCGGGCGCCGCCGCCCAGCTCGGCCGGGACGCGGTGGCCGCGCTCGGGTCCGTCCGGGTGCTGGTCAACAACGCCGGGGCGGGGCTCGTGGGGACGCAGGCCGAGCTGAGCGACGGCACGGCGGCACGCGCGCTGTTCGAGACGAACTTCTGGTCGCCGCTGGCGCTGACCCGCGCGGTCCTGCCCGGCATGCGCGAGGACGGCTCGCGCGGCGCGGGCCTGATCGTGAACGTCACGTCCACGCTGCAGTCGGTTCCGGTTCCGGCGCTCGGGCACTACGGGGCGGCGAAGGCGGCGCTGGGGCACGCGACCCGGACGCTGCGGGGCGAGCTGCGGGGCACGGGAGTCCGCGTGCTGGAGTTCGTCCCGGGCGCGACCGACACCGCGGCCCGGGACGTCGGGCTGCTGCCGTGGCGGGAGGGGCCGGTGCGGACACCGCCGCCGGTGAGTCCCGAGTCGGCCGCGCGCGCGATCGTCCGGGCGATCGAGGACGGCGCGCGGCGGCGCGCCCATCCCGCGACGTCGCTGCTGCCGCTCGAACTCCCCGCGGCCGGACGGCTGATCGCGTCGTTCGTCGCGCGGCGCGTCGACGTCTGA
- a CDS encoding ROK family transcriptional regulator produces MTNSGNVPVRHATMRGRNLAVVLEHIARHQPVTRARLAELTGFTKTTVSNLVGILDDAGLVVDGAPVHEGERGRPGVAVSLRADGAAGLGLEVGVDHLSACVLDLARRVRYRHVVTGDNRGRGPAAVLAALAGLAGEAVAAADGQGLAVSGAAVALPGLLDRENGVVRHAPNLGWTDVPVAGSLTGLPAEYDNEANLAALGELWFGGGARLGDFVHVSGEIGIGAGIVVDGRVFRGAHGFAGELGHLVADPSGPPCPCGGRGCLEQIAGRDALLHAAGIPAGDAAPGVLAARLAGGDERALAAADRAGRALGGALAAAVNLLDPDTIVLGGVYPPLAPWIVPPLRAALAAGPGSLRRAVPPVEVSALADGAAVLGAAGLVIERLLADPAPLLP; encoded by the coding sequence ATGACGAACTCCGGGAACGTCCCCGTCCGGCACGCCACGATGCGCGGCCGGAACCTCGCCGTCGTCCTGGAGCACATCGCCCGGCACCAGCCCGTCACCCGGGCCCGCCTCGCCGAGCTGACCGGCTTCACCAAGACCACGGTGTCCAACCTCGTCGGGATCCTGGACGACGCCGGGCTCGTCGTCGACGGCGCGCCCGTCCACGAGGGCGAGCGCGGCCGTCCCGGCGTGGCCGTGTCCCTGCGCGCCGACGGCGCCGCCGGGCTCGGCCTGGAGGTCGGCGTCGACCACCTTTCCGCGTGCGTCCTCGACCTGGCCCGCCGGGTCCGCTACCGGCACGTCGTGACCGGCGACAACCGCGGCCGCGGACCCGCCGCCGTCCTCGCCGCGCTCGCCGGGCTGGCGGGCGAGGCCGTCGCGGCGGCGGACGGGCAGGGCCTCGCCGTCAGCGGTGCCGCCGTCGCGCTGCCCGGCCTGCTCGACCGCGAGAACGGCGTCGTCCGGCACGCCCCCAACCTCGGCTGGACGGACGTGCCCGTCGCGGGCTCCCTCACCGGGCTGCCCGCCGAGTACGACAACGAGGCCAACCTCGCGGCCCTCGGGGAACTGTGGTTCGGCGGCGGCGCCCGGCTCGGCGACTTCGTCCACGTCTCCGGCGAGATCGGCATCGGCGCCGGCATCGTCGTGGACGGCCGCGTCTTCCGCGGCGCCCACGGCTTCGCGGGGGAACTCGGCCACCTCGTCGCCGACCCGTCCGGCCCGCCCTGCCCCTGCGGCGGCCGCGGCTGCCTCGAGCAGATCGCCGGCCGGGACGCCCTGCTGCACGCCGCGGGGATCCCGGCGGGCGACGCCGCGCCGGGCGTCCTCGCCGCCCGGCTGGCCGGCGGGGACGAGCGGGCGCTCGCCGCCGCCGACCGCGCGGGCCGCGCCCTCGGCGGCGCGCTCGCCGCGGCCGTCAACCTCCTCGACCCCGACACGATCGTGCTCGGCGGCGTCTACCCGCCGCTCGCGCCCTGGATCGTCCCGCCGCTGCGCGCCGCCCTCGCGGCCGGGCCGGGGTCGCTGCGCCGCGCCGTCCCGCCCGTCGAGGTGTCCGCGCTCGCCGACGGCGCCGCCGTCCTCGGCGCGGCGGGCCTGGTCATCGAACGCCTGCTCGCCGACCCCGCGCCGCTCCTGCCCTGA
- a CDS encoding SAM-dependent methyltransferase: MRDERRAPAGVDLTTPNTARIYDYLLGGKDHYAADREVAERLLAVIPEARTAARENHAFIGRAVRFLAAEGVRQFIDIGTKLPARGNVHEVAAEVAPDAVVVFADGDPVVLAHARALLAGRAGAGRTAVARCDPRRPADVFDDPAVRALIDPDRPVACILDRVLHFIDDDAEAAEIVGGVHDALPPGGHLVFTHITQDPEPESGGDVGQVFKSTDGHFWGRSRARILDIVGCFDLVEPGLAYTPQWRPDPGAPAHAAPERTFTLAGVGRRR; the protein is encoded by the coding sequence ATGCGCGACGAGAGGCGGGCCCCCGCGGGAGTCGACCTGACGACCCCCAACACGGCGCGGATTTACGATTATCTTCTCGGCGGCAAAGATCATTACGCCGCCGATCGCGAAGTCGCCGAGCGATTGCTCGCCGTGATCCCCGAGGCCCGGACGGCCGCCAGGGAGAACCACGCGTTCATCGGCCGCGCGGTGCGCTTCCTCGCCGCCGAGGGCGTCCGCCAGTTCATCGACATCGGCACCAAGCTGCCCGCGCGCGGCAACGTCCACGAGGTCGCCGCCGAGGTCGCGCCGGACGCCGTCGTCGTGTTCGCCGACGGCGACCCCGTCGTGCTCGCGCACGCGCGCGCCCTGCTGGCCGGCCGTGCCGGGGCGGGCCGGACGGCCGTCGCCCGGTGCGACCCGCGGCGCCCCGCCGACGTGTTCGACGACCCGGCCGTGCGCGCTCTCATCGACCCGGACCGTCCGGTCGCCTGCATCCTGGACCGCGTCCTGCACTTCATCGACGACGACGCCGAGGCGGCCGAGATCGTCGGCGGCGTCCACGACGCGCTCCCGCCCGGCGGCCACCTGGTGTTCACGCACATCACACAGGACCCCGAGCCCGAGTCCGGCGGCGACGTCGGCCAGGTATTCAAGTCGACCGACGGCCACTTCTGGGGCCGCTCCCGCGCGCGCATCCTCGACATCGTCGGTTGCTTCGACCTGGTCGAGCCGGGCCTCGCCTACACACCGCAGTGGCGTCCCGACCCGGGCGCCCCGGCCCACGCGGCGCCGGAGCGGACGTTCACCCTGGCCGGTGTCGGCCGCCGACGCTGA